In a genomic window of Gemmatimonadaceae bacterium:
- a CDS encoding ferritin-like domain-containing protein — MTVNNSEIALLNFYRASELHGGLILGQMVRRTRDPGLILSLTRHSAEEVMHAQLWTEAIIAVGGRPAPVRDTYQTRYAEAVGTPLTLLEVLALTQIFERRVYRHFTLHLRVPGVHPVIAQTLQRMLEEERGHLSWVKHWLDEQAKDRGQEVRDVMRRYALADRQIYDTLSSEFGLRWAA; from the coding sequence ATGACAGTCAACAATTCGGAAATCGCACTTCTCAACTTCTATCGCGCGTCGGAGCTGCACGGCGGGCTCATACTCGGGCAGATGGTCCGGCGTACTCGCGATCCAGGCCTCATCCTGAGCCTCACGCGCCACAGCGCCGAGGAAGTGATGCACGCGCAACTGTGGACGGAGGCGATAATCGCCGTCGGCGGCAGGCCTGCGCCTGTGCGCGACACGTACCAGACCCGGTACGCCGAGGCCGTGGGAACGCCGCTCACGCTACTCGAGGTCCTGGCGCTGACGCAGATATTCGAGCGCCGGGTGTACCGCCACTTCACGCTGCATCTCCGCGTGCCGGGCGTGCATCCCGTCATCGCTCAGACTCTCCAGCGAATGCTCGAGGAAGAGCGCGGCCACCTCTCCTGGGTGAAGCATTGGCTCGACGAGCAGGCGAAGGACCGCGGCCAGGAAGTGCGCGACGTGATGCGCCGTTATGCACTTGCGGACCGGCAGATCTACGACACGCTGTCGAGTGAATTCGGATTGAGGTGGGCAGCGTGA
- a CDS encoding MMPL family transporter: MTIPGRRAAEVIVRRRWWIVAAWIAIALVLVPQAAQVEDRLDVSARVEGSESARAATTLSTRFPSAFGDYAVLVVAGAPTPSSAAGRATLERIRNAVESLPIVTRSFSWLDAPDTLFIGSNGGTFMMVGLTSAGRRPDDLIPILRRTTSELTADLKSAHPGLQLTWTGESALNYDLRNASAADAEGAERRVLPLTLVLLVLAFGAVAAALVPLLAGGLSIAFALGAAVTLTQFWPLSILLQNVVTMLGLGLGIDYALLVVGRFREGLARGLDAHESACDTVENAGHTIILSGASVAIGFAALLFVPVNEIRSLAVGGLLVIVISVLLAVTLVPALLASLGSRINVGTIRRRVSSGAGSKRWRRWGQFICARPLLVLLVGGLPLVAIGSQAFRLSTDLPRGDWLPPAMESSRALHRLESMKRSGVVQSIRIVVGLPRGGTWDSPAGWAAIKRASDTLAADPRVARVRSLPVVTGLITPNLTLLATVPAEVRGSLGSSDGRLALIDVMPAESATPRDAMNLVREVRAAGGATLTGLPQATMDVGGLPALNVDYDSSISGRFLGIVALVVGLTTLALLIGFRSVLIAAKAVALNLVSVATAFGAVVLVFQDGFGVTLLGLAEPLGGNFPAIPVIVFAVVFGLSMDYEVFLVSRVAEARRAGMSDREAIAEGLARTGGLITSAAAIMIVVFAAFTLGDFVLMKILGFALSVAVLVDATVVRMAIGPALLMLAGKWNWWPGEKPFFVLRGRFRIAEEAGSTASP, translated from the coding sequence ATGACTATTCCCGGCAGGCGCGCGGCTGAAGTCATTGTCAGACGACGATGGTGGATCGTCGCAGCCTGGATCGCCATCGCTCTCGTGCTCGTGCCGCAGGCGGCGCAGGTCGAGGATCGGCTCGACGTTTCCGCAAGAGTCGAAGGCAGTGAGTCCGCGCGCGCGGCTACAACGCTCTCCACTCGCTTTCCCTCGGCATTCGGAGATTACGCCGTACTCGTCGTCGCCGGTGCTCCGACACCGAGTAGTGCAGCGGGGCGAGCGACACTCGAGCGCATACGGAACGCGGTAGAGTCGCTGCCTATCGTAACGCGCTCATTTTCGTGGCTCGACGCACCGGACACTCTCTTCATCGGTTCCAACGGCGGCACGTTCATGATGGTGGGTCTTACGTCCGCCGGCCGCCGGCCTGACGATTTGATTCCGATCCTTCGAAGGACGACCAGCGAGCTGACTGCTGATCTCAAATCCGCGCATCCGGGACTCCAGCTCACCTGGACCGGCGAGTCAGCTCTCAACTATGACCTCCGCAATGCAAGCGCCGCCGACGCGGAGGGGGCCGAGCGCCGCGTTCTCCCTCTGACGCTAGTGCTCCTCGTCCTCGCGTTTGGAGCGGTTGCAGCCGCGCTTGTTCCTCTGCTCGCGGGAGGCCTGTCGATAGCGTTCGCGCTCGGCGCAGCGGTAACTCTCACGCAATTCTGGCCGCTTTCGATACTCCTTCAGAACGTCGTGACGATGCTGGGGCTCGGACTTGGAATCGATTACGCGTTGCTCGTGGTCGGGCGGTTTCGCGAAGGGCTCGCGCGGGGGCTGGACGCTCACGAATCAGCGTGCGACACAGTCGAGAATGCGGGTCACACGATAATTCTTTCCGGAGCGAGCGTTGCAATCGGCTTCGCCGCTCTGCTGTTCGTTCCGGTAAACGAGATCAGATCGCTTGCCGTAGGTGGACTACTCGTGATCGTGATCTCGGTGCTCCTGGCGGTGACACTCGTACCGGCGTTGCTCGCGTCACTCGGGTCGCGCATCAACGTCGGCACGATCCGCCGCCGCGTCAGCTCGGGCGCCGGTTCGAAGAGGTGGCGGAGATGGGGGCAATTCATCTGCGCCAGGCCGCTGCTGGTTCTGCTTGTGGGCGGACTGCCGCTCGTGGCGATCGGCTCGCAGGCGTTTCGCCTCAGCACCGATCTGCCGCGGGGGGACTGGCTGCCGCCTGCGATGGAATCGTCGCGTGCCCTGCATCGACTGGAAAGCATGAAGCGCAGCGGAGTAGTGCAATCGATTCGCATCGTCGTCGGCTTACCGAGAGGCGGAACGTGGGACTCACCTGCGGGCTGGGCAGCAATCAAGCGGGCGAGTGACACACTGGCCGCCGATCCACGCGTCGCGCGGGTCAGGTCGCTTCCGGTAGTGACCGGCCTGATCACGCCGAATCTCACGTTACTCGCTACAGTGCCTGCGGAAGTTCGAGGATCCCTGGGCAGCTCCGACGGACGCCTCGCACTGATCGACGTGATGCCGGCCGAGAGTGCCACACCGCGTGACGCGATGAACCTGGTGCGCGAAGTCCGCGCCGCGGGAGGCGCCACGCTCACGGGCCTACCGCAGGCGACGATGGACGTCGGTGGACTGCCAGCTCTCAACGTTGATTACGACAGCTCGATAAGCGGGCGGTTCCTGGGAATCGTCGCACTCGTGGTGGGACTCACGACCCTGGCGTTGCTCATCGGCTTTCGCTCGGTCCTCATCGCAGCGAAGGCAGTCGCGCTGAATCTTGTCTCGGTGGCGACTGCGTTCGGCGCAGTCGTGCTCGTGTTTCAGGACGGATTCGGCGTAACGCTGCTCGGTCTCGCCGAGCCACTGGGCGGAAACTTTCCTGCGATACCGGTGATTGTTTTCGCCGTAGTTTTCGGGCTCAGCATGGACTACGAGGTCTTCCTCGTGTCCCGCGTCGCTGAAGCGAGGCGCGCGGGAATGTCCGACCGGGAGGCGATTGCAGAGGGACTCGCGCGAACGGGCGGCCTCATCACCAGCGCAGCTGCGATCATGATCGTCGTATTCGCCGCATTCACGCTTGGCGACTTCGTGCTCATGAAGATCCTCGGTTTCGCACTGAGCGTGGCCGTTCTTGTGGATGCGACCGTGGTGCGAATGGCAATCGGGCCGGCATTGCTCATGTTGGCCGGCAAATGGAACTGGTGGCCCGGGGAAAAGCCGTTCTTCGTCCTTCGTGGTCGCTTCCGTATAGCTGAAGAGGCAGGTTCGACCGCTTCCCCGTAA
- a CDS encoding phosphopantetheine-binding protein translates to MMTRETFTAEMVSWLNAHVAPPGITIHANTPLFVRGLMDSIRVLELIAYTERAIESAIPDSQMRMDNFQTVSRIADVFLTEPSNAAA, encoded by the coding sequence GTGATGACGCGCGAGACATTCACCGCCGAGATGGTGAGCTGGCTCAACGCTCACGTGGCGCCTCCGGGAATCACGATCCACGCGAATACTCCGCTGTTCGTGCGCGGACTGATGGATTCGATCAGAGTCCTCGAGCTCATCGCCTACACGGAGCGGGCGATCGAATCAGCGATTCCCGATTCGCAGATGCGGATGGACAACTTCCAGACCGTTTCCCGGATTGCGGACGTCTTTCTCACGGAGCCGAGCAATGCTGCTGCCTGA
- a CDS encoding DUF5916 domain-containing protein has protein sequence MIIFAAIVALTIGPDSSLLKSPESVRIAIPKVSQRPVLDGKLDDATWTQAAKLTDFVEYEPNDLVRGREKSIAYVAYDAQYLFLGFRAFESRPGQVRATVFPRERGGEGDDRVTFLLDTFLDKRRAVEFKANPFGIQTDGIKVEGLEGDPAPDFVWYSAGRTDDQGWSVEMMIPWASLRFPHADPLSIGFNVVRVYGRAGAKDSWVARRHGNPCEICQEGVLVGITGIDKHKTIDVLPYVSGSRLGTRRFATDSALSGGQFFATRPPLGFHNEGPSGAVGGDVKFTLMSSTILNATLNPDFSQVESDDDQVRVNQRFTLFQSERRTFFLESRDAFEIPRSLDEARSNIGDLFYSRAIVDPAAGVRLTGKQGRVTFGSLYVRDDQPGYFSYSGFESSGYRPLLSTTADILVGRARADILADSYVGVTTLGRRTGDSNNGVGAIDVSLRRGSITLKAEAGGSSDKAPFDPGAASVLDGRTRKGVYYRALLAQSGKYLSAALLASGADSGFRDQVGRFSRVGIEQLGGRVTATQYPTSRVFQWLSQGINVTTARAYGGKLLDYTVTLPFQFQLQKATSFAVTPLRQHLTLFEKRLYMTGLVLDAASNASQVIAVSGFIYFGDREIIDQSLSRVGKGYSANVQLVLRPTSQVSVDIKGQRTWHADKWGSPLVDDARILRVKGSYQFSRPLGLRLIEQYSNQYDARVANPFNRRGVVRARSALVSYELGPASFFYVGYNEGSQDFDEPIVENGGRLRTESNLFMKLSYLVRL, from the coding sequence ATGATCATTTTCGCGGCAATCGTGGCGCTCACGATCGGTCCGGATTCCTCGCTCCTCAAGTCGCCGGAGTCGGTGCGAATCGCGATTCCGAAGGTCTCGCAGCGGCCGGTTCTCGACGGTAAGCTGGACGACGCGACGTGGACTCAGGCCGCGAAGCTCACCGACTTCGTCGAGTACGAGCCGAACGACCTCGTCCGCGGCCGGGAGAAAAGCATCGCCTACGTCGCGTATGATGCGCAGTACCTTTTCCTCGGATTCCGCGCGTTCGAGTCTCGGCCCGGCCAGGTGCGCGCGACGGTGTTTCCGCGCGAGCGGGGCGGGGAGGGCGACGATCGCGTGACGTTCCTCCTCGATACCTTCCTCGACAAGAGACGAGCGGTCGAGTTCAAGGCGAATCCGTTCGGCATCCAAACCGACGGCATCAAAGTCGAAGGGCTGGAGGGCGATCCGGCGCCCGACTTTGTGTGGTACTCTGCCGGCCGCACGGACGATCAGGGCTGGTCCGTGGAAATGATGATTCCCTGGGCGTCGCTCAGATTTCCCCACGCTGATCCGCTCTCGATCGGCTTCAATGTGGTACGGGTCTACGGACGCGCCGGCGCGAAGGATTCATGGGTTGCCCGTCGCCATGGGAATCCATGCGAGATCTGCCAGGAAGGTGTCCTCGTCGGAATCACGGGGATAGACAAGCACAAGACGATCGACGTGCTCCCCTACGTTTCGGGCTCGCGACTTGGCACGAGACGTTTTGCGACCGACTCGGCACTCTCCGGAGGGCAGTTCTTCGCGACGCGCCCTCCACTTGGCTTCCACAACGAAGGTCCGAGCGGCGCGGTGGGAGGCGACGTGAAGTTCACACTCATGTCATCGACGATTCTCAACGCGACGCTGAACCCCGATTTCTCACAGGTGGAATCGGACGACGATCAGGTGCGCGTGAACCAGCGTTTCACGCTGTTCCAGTCGGAGCGGCGAACGTTCTTTCTCGAGAGCCGCGACGCATTCGAGATTCCGCGATCCCTCGATGAGGCGCGTAGCAATATCGGCGACCTGTTCTATTCCCGGGCGATCGTCGACCCCGCGGCCGGCGTGCGCCTCACCGGCAAGCAGGGACGAGTCACGTTCGGCTCGCTTTACGTCCGCGACGATCAGCCGGGATACTTCAGCTATTCCGGCTTCGAGTCAAGCGGGTATCGTCCGCTGCTTTCCACGACGGCCGACATTCTCGTCGGACGAGCACGGGCGGACATTCTAGCGGACTCCTACGTCGGCGTCACCACGTTGGGCCGTCGCACTGGTGACTCCAACAATGGCGTTGGAGCGATCGACGTCTCCCTGAGACGGGGCAGCATAACGCTCAAGGCGGAGGCCGGAGGAAGCTCCGACAAAGCTCCGTTCGATCCAGGTGCTGCCTCGGTGCTCGACGGCAGGACGCGAAAGGGAGTGTACTACCGCGCGCTCCTGGCACAATCGGGAAAATATTTGTCCGCTGCACTGCTGGCGTCTGGCGCTGACTCCGGATTTCGTGATCAGGTCGGACGGTTCTCCCGCGTCGGAATCGAGCAGCTGGGCGGACGCGTCACGGCAACTCAGTATCCGACGTCGAGGGTTTTCCAGTGGCTCTCACAGGGTATAAACGTCACCACCGCCAGAGCCTATGGCGGCAAGCTTCTCGACTATACGGTCACTCTGCCGTTCCAATTCCAGCTTCAGAAGGCAACGTCATTCGCCGTCACGCCTCTGCGCCAGCATCTGACACTCTTCGAGAAAAGACTCTACATGACCGGGCTGGTGCTCGATGCAGCGTCGAACGCGTCACAGGTGATTGCCGTTTCCGGGTTTATCTATTTCGGTGACCGCGAGATCATCGATCAGTCGCTGTCGCGAGTAGGCAAGGGATACAGCGCAAATGTCCAGCTCGTCCTGCGGCCGACCTCACAGGTCAGTGTCGACATCAAGGGGCAACGCACGTGGCACGCAGACAAATGGGGAAGTCCACTCGTGGACGACGCGCGCATTCTGCGGGTGAAAGGCTCCTACCAGTTCAGCCGCCCGCTCGGACTGAGACTCATCGAGCAGTACTCGAATCAGTACGATGCGCGCGTCGCGAATCCGTTCAACCGGCGCGGAGTCGTTCGCGCACGCAGCGCTCTGGTGAGCTACGAGCTCGGCCCGGCGTCTTTCTTCTACGTCGGATACAATGAGGGAAGCCAGGACTTCGACGAGCCAATCGTCGAAAATGGCGGGAGGCTGCGAACCGAGAGCAATCTCTTCATGAAGCTGTCGTATCTCGTGAGGCTCTGA
- a CDS encoding 3-oxoacyl-[acyl-carrier-protein] synthase III C-terminal domain-containing protein has product MASSTTNGTPPNLPAIAGIRYIFPEGSRTVRQMADDGLLESSAETMESFGFARVHVAVAESPYDLALSAARQLLTEQDIDPASIGLVIYGGTPGSMAFSPASDSAAGAAGLCTTRRFMYPGARLQYDLGLSNAWMFAVDQLACTTLLAAARIARSLCLTEGIERALCVSSEFFPAKAGREAIFNCTSDAACAVLIEKSGARNQLRSATTVTKGYYWDVDGLRDEIVASYFPTARHVLHQTIADAGWSPDDVDWIIPHNVSMRSWEILSGLAQLPRARLWTDNIARHGHTLAGDNFINYRDALESGEIEPGHRVLLFSYGFGAHWTGVAVEA; this is encoded by the coding sequence ATGGCGAGCAGCACCACGAACGGCACCCCCCCAAACCTCCCGGCGATAGCGGGCATCAGGTACATCTTTCCCGAGGGCTCCCGTACCGTGCGTCAGATGGCCGACGACGGACTTCTGGAGAGCTCTGCGGAGACGATGGAGTCGTTCGGCTTCGCGCGGGTGCATGTCGCGGTGGCCGAGAGCCCTTATGATCTCGCTCTGTCGGCCGCGCGCCAGCTGCTGACCGAGCAGGACATCGATCCGGCAAGCATTGGTCTGGTCATTTACGGTGGGACGCCGGGGTCCATGGCCTTCTCGCCGGCTTCGGATTCCGCTGCGGGAGCAGCCGGACTCTGCACGACTCGCCGGTTCATGTACCCTGGCGCTCGCCTGCAGTACGACCTCGGGCTGTCGAACGCGTGGATGTTCGCGGTGGATCAGCTCGCGTGCACGACGCTTCTGGCTGCTGCGCGCATCGCGCGCTCGCTGTGCCTGACCGAAGGAATCGAACGGGCCCTGTGCGTCTCGTCGGAATTTTTCCCGGCGAAAGCAGGGCGTGAGGCGATTTTCAACTGCACGTCGGACGCTGCCTGCGCCGTTCTGATCGAGAAGAGCGGTGCCCGCAATCAGCTTCGTTCGGCGACGACGGTCACGAAGGGCTACTACTGGGACGTCGACGGCCTCCGCGACGAGATCGTTGCATCGTACTTCCCGACGGCGCGGCATGTTCTGCATCAGACGATCGCCGACGCCGGTTGGTCGCCGGATGACGTCGACTGGATCATCCCGCACAACGTCAGCATGCGGAGCTGGGAGATTCTTTCCGGCCTCGCTCAGCTTCCGCGCGCGCGCTTGTGGACCGACAACATAGCCCGCCACGGGCATACGCTCGCCGGCGACAACTTCATCAACTACAGGGACGCGCTCGAGTCGGGTGAGATTGAGCCCGGCCACCGCGTGTTGCTCTTCTCCTACGGTTTCGGCGCGCACTGGACCGGCGTCGCGGTGGAGGCCTGA
- a CDS encoding DUF3419 family protein, translating to MTAIPMPHRAPLDEKQRRRRTAIGKDRQTRPYRVRRDIRLPSASAGRLFFAQVREDPLLEIEALAPAADSTIVVVSSGGCTALSLVACGAGRVVSVDSNATQNHLVELKAQAVRLLEPGALLGFLGATSAPRAWRIADYGALRPSLSLDARKYWDFRGRVIGKGLLNSGVSEAFIRVVVHALRMLVHPASRIDRLLSCDTLAEQRALYESEWNTRRWNMLFKVLLSRRVFNRTYDPAFFQNVENGDFATHFRRLMEHALCEIPVASNYFLHHMLRGTYRTAIVGGVPPYLDRAAHAATRERLDNLELVDGGYAEYLATCDDDSVDAFALSNICEWLDDEQIHHLFSQIVRVARPNARLCFRNFVGHTEVPRGFRSTIREDVDAGRAAIKRDRSCLQARFVTCRVQK from the coding sequence GTGACCGCCATCCCGATGCCGCACCGCGCGCCGCTCGACGAGAAGCAGCGACGACGAAGGACCGCAATTGGCAAAGATCGGCAAACGCGACCGTATCGCGTGCGAAGGGACATTCGATTGCCTTCGGCATCGGCCGGCAGGTTGTTCTTCGCACAGGTTCGGGAGGATCCGCTTCTCGAGATCGAGGCACTCGCACCGGCTGCGGACAGCACGATCGTCGTCGTCAGCTCCGGCGGCTGTACGGCCTTGTCGCTCGTGGCATGCGGCGCCGGGAGGGTTGTTTCAGTCGATTCCAACGCGACGCAAAACCACTTGGTCGAGCTCAAGGCGCAGGCGGTCCGCCTGCTCGAGCCGGGCGCGTTGCTCGGCTTTCTCGGCGCGACTTCAGCGCCCCGGGCGTGGCGAATCGCCGACTACGGCGCGCTCCGTCCTTCATTGAGCCTTGATGCCCGGAAATACTGGGACTTCCGTGGGAGAGTCATCGGAAAGGGGCTGCTCAACAGCGGCGTCAGCGAAGCCTTCATCCGCGTGGTCGTACACGCGCTGCGAATGCTCGTCCACCCCGCCTCGCGAATCGACCGCCTGTTGTCGTGCGATACGCTCGCCGAGCAGCGTGCGCTCTACGAGAGCGAGTGGAACACTCGACGGTGGAATATGCTTTTCAAGGTTCTCCTCAGCCGTCGCGTGTTCAACCGGACCTACGACCCCGCTTTCTTCCAGAACGTCGAGAACGGGGATTTCGCCACACATTTTCGCCGATTGATGGAGCACGCGCTTTGCGAGATTCCAGTTGCGTCGAACTACTTCCTGCATCACATGCTGCGGGGCACCTACCGGACAGCCATCGTCGGCGGTGTACCTCCGTACCTCGACCGGGCGGCGCACGCGGCAACTCGCGAGCGATTGGATAATCTCGAGCTCGTCGATGGCGGTTACGCGGAGTATCTCGCCACGTGCGACGACGACTCCGTGGACGCGTTTGCGCTCTCCAACATCTGCGAATGGCTCGACGACGAGCAGATCCATCATCTCTTTTCGCAGATCGTTCGTGTGGCCAGGCCGAACGCCCGCCTCTGCTTCCGGAATTTCGTGGGGCACACCGAGGTGCCTCGAGGATTTCGCTCGACGATCCGCGAGGATGTAGACGCCGGGCGCGCGGCGATCAAGCGCGACCGGAGCTGCCTGCAGGCTCGATTCGTAACCTGTCGCGTGCAGAAATAG
- a CDS encoding SDR family oxidoreductase, whose translation MRETILVTGATGLIGAGVLQRMLQADANLTAYVLVRDELRWKRDLPAWAALVSRITAVSGDVRSPGLGMDPGVRSHIAGEISAIVHAAANTRFSQPLEEARLSNTVGTANMLELASECRKLKRFAFVSTAFVAGRATGTILERDNGTEAGWVNAYEQSKYEAETLVRSSASSWVIFRPTTVVCRGADGMVTQVNGVHRALRIYHRGLAAMMPGAPDNMFDVITGDYVNDAIAQLALDDSADGRTVHLCSGKRALTVGELLDVAYDVWEQDAEWKRRGLSRAILTDLATYAMFERAVLDTGDARLRGLISSLSHFVPQLALPKQFDTNAADELLTFTPPSASKYWGRMLKNLIATGWGVTEEAAA comes from the coding sequence ATGAGAGAGACAATTCTCGTTACGGGAGCCACAGGCCTGATCGGCGCCGGCGTCCTCCAGCGAATGCTCCAGGCAGACGCAAACCTCACAGCGTACGTGCTTGTCAGAGACGAGCTGCGATGGAAGCGGGATCTGCCCGCCTGGGCAGCGCTCGTGTCCCGGATCACCGCCGTGAGCGGCGACGTTCGATCGCCTGGTCTCGGCATGGATCCGGGCGTCCGTTCGCACATCGCCGGTGAAATTAGCGCAATCGTCCACGCCGCCGCGAACACGAGGTTCTCGCAGCCGCTGGAAGAAGCACGACTGTCAAACACGGTCGGTACCGCCAACATGCTCGAGCTTGCCTCGGAGTGCCGGAAGCTGAAGCGGTTTGCGTTCGTAAGCACCGCGTTCGTCGCCGGGCGTGCCACCGGAACCATCCTGGAGCGCGACAACGGCACGGAAGCCGGATGGGTGAACGCCTACGAGCAGTCGAAGTACGAGGCAGAGACTCTCGTGCGCTCTAGCGCGTCGAGCTGGGTGATTTTCCGTCCTACCACGGTAGTTTGCCGTGGCGCCGACGGCATGGTCACGCAAGTCAACGGCGTTCACCGAGCGCTCAGGATCTACCACCGCGGCCTCGCCGCGATGATGCCCGGCGCGCCGGACAACATGTTCGACGTGATCACCGGCGATTACGTGAACGACGCGATCGCGCAGCTGGCGCTCGATGACAGCGCAGACGGACGCACCGTGCACCTGTGCTCGGGCAAGCGAGCGCTGACGGTTGGTGAGCTGCTCGATGTCGCGTACGACGTGTGGGAGCAGGATGCCGAATGGAAGAGGCGGGGGCTCTCGCGCGCGATTCTGACAGATCTCGCGACCTACGCGATGTTCGAGCGCGCGGTGCTGGACACCGGCGACGCACGGCTGCGCGGGCTCATTTCGTCACTGTCGCATTTCGTTCCACAGCTCGCTCTGCCGAAGCAGTTCGACACGAACGCTGCAGACGAGCTGCTGACATTCACGCCCCCGTCTGCCTCCAAGTACTGGGGGCGCATGCTGAAGAACCTGATCGCCACTGGCTGGGGCGTGACGGAGGAGGCGGCAGCGTGA
- a CDS encoding GNAT family N-acetyltransferase — MSATLLRSVHVPASASTRDRAPFTVRDAKPSDNVGLVALAQACSMSGDIELRMDRAPDFFALNRLEGASWRLAVAEREGGVVGCICFSERECYLDGRVQRTAYIGDLKVHPDHRDSVIADALSRSAAECMGHLPENTPVLITVLAGNAAMERRLAGPRGLARFSHVGTIRTHSLSILWKRRNPVRWAAVSPATWSDVEEMAALWREVASQRQLAPAHDADSLARWVREAPGLDIRDFRLARARDGKLLGFLGLWDQRQFKQLTVVSYSSRMALARRVFNFLAPLTSSEPLPRAGAPLNAVTATHVCVQHDRADVLRALLVSAHNELRGSGCSLLNIGLDISDPLGVALKGLLAQPTYIHAYVTNARGKAWHAELGGTLHYEIALV, encoded by the coding sequence ATGTCCGCAACCTTGCTGCGGTCGGTGCATGTGCCTGCGTCCGCGAGCACGAGGGACCGGGCTCCTTTCACGGTGCGCGATGCAAAGCCTTCGGACAATGTGGGGCTGGTCGCACTCGCACAGGCGTGCTCGATGTCGGGCGATATCGAGCTGCGCATGGACCGCGCTCCGGATTTCTTCGCACTCAATCGTCTCGAGGGTGCGAGCTGGCGATTGGCAGTTGCCGAGCGCGAGGGAGGGGTCGTCGGGTGCATCTGCTTCAGCGAGCGCGAGTGCTATCTGGACGGCAGAGTACAGCGCACCGCCTACATCGGGGATCTCAAGGTCCATCCGGATCACCGCGACTCCGTCATCGCCGACGCATTGTCACGCTCCGCTGCGGAGTGCATGGGGCACCTGCCGGAGAACACGCCGGTGCTGATCACCGTCCTCGCGGGAAACGCGGCAATGGAGAGGCGGCTCGCTGGTCCACGGGGCCTTGCGCGCTTCTCGCACGTCGGGACGATTCGGACTCACTCCCTGAGCATACTATGGAAGCGGCGCAATCCTGTGCGTTGGGCGGCTGTCTCGCCTGCCACCTGGAGCGATGTGGAAGAGATGGCCGCGTTGTGGCGCGAGGTAGCGAGTCAACGTCAGCTCGCTCCTGCACACGACGCTGATTCGCTCGCGCGGTGGGTGCGCGAAGCGCCGGGACTCGACATTCGCGATTTCCGCCTGGCGCGAGCACGCGACGGAAAACTCCTTGGATTCCTCGGTTTGTGGGACCAGCGCCAGTTCAAGCAGCTGACTGTAGTCAGCTACTCGTCGCGGATGGCACTGGCGCGGCGAGTGTTCAACTTTCTCGCACCGCTCACCTCATCGGAACCACTCCCGCGGGCCGGCGCACCACTCAACGCGGTAACGGCCACGCACGTGTGCGTCCAACACGATCGCGCTGACGTGCTGCGGGCGCTGCTCGTTTCCGCGCACAATGAGCTCCGCGGATCGGGATGCTCACTTCTGAACATCGGCCTCGACATCAGCGACCCGCTCGGCGTTGCTCTGAAAGGACTCCTCGCTCAGCCAACGTACATCCACGCCTACGTCACGAATGCACGCGGCAAAGCATGGCATGCGGAGCTCGGCGGGACACTCCATTACGAGATCGCCCTCGTATGA